One part of the Sphingobacterium sp. LZ7M1 genome encodes these proteins:
- a CDS encoding GntR family transcriptional regulator, with protein sequence MTSKVTDFLKTIQISDFSATPKYKQLASAIIDAVKNGALEKEDMLPSINELSVYVDISRDTVEKAYKFLKNAEVIASIPGKGYYIATTDVKQRQKIAILLNKLSAHKKLVYDSFARELEDDAALDLFVYNSDITYLRTLLGGLTKTYDYYVLFPHFKEGRDQAPDIINKLIPPEKLILLGKYIDDIQGDFAAVYENYEKDIYGALEEALPSLSKYHTLNLIFPDNSDYPKAIIKGFYKFAQQYAFNHSLVSELEKEKIELGSCYINIAEDDLVKLLDKIIKKNLKIGQDVGVISYNETPLKKFILNGITTISTDFEMMGKMAAELIKNKSKDHVEVPFYLKQRSSI encoded by the coding sequence ATGACTTCCAAGGTAACTGATTTCTTAAAGACCATCCAGATTAGTGACTTTTCTGCTACCCCAAAATACAAGCAGCTAGCCAGTGCTATTATCGATGCGGTCAAGAACGGTGCATTGGAAAAAGAGGATATGCTACCCTCCATCAATGAACTTTCGGTGTATGTGGATATTTCTCGGGATACCGTGGAAAAAGCATATAAGTTCCTTAAAAATGCGGAAGTCATCGCCTCCATTCCGGGTAAAGGATATTACATTGCGACCACAGATGTCAAACAGAGACAGAAGATCGCGATCCTCCTTAATAAGCTCAGTGCCCATAAAAAGTTGGTTTATGATTCCTTTGCAAGAGAATTGGAAGATGATGCCGCCCTCGATCTTTTTGTATATAACTCAGATATCACCTATCTGCGGACCCTTTTAGGTGGATTGACGAAGACCTATGATTATTATGTGCTCTTCCCTCATTTTAAGGAAGGAAGGGATCAAGCTCCTGATATTATCAATAAATTGATTCCACCTGAAAAGTTGATCCTATTGGGTAAGTATATAGATGATATACAAGGGGATTTTGCAGCGGTATATGAGAATTATGAGAAGGACATCTATGGGGCATTGGAAGAGGCCCTTCCTTCTCTGAGTAAGTACCATACCCTGAACCTGATCTTTCCGGACAATAGTGACTACCCCAAAGCGATTATCAAGGGTTTCTATAAATTTGCCCAGCAATATGCGTTCAACCATTCTCTAGTCAGTGAATTGGAGAAGGAAAAAATTGAATTGGGTAGCTGTTATATCAATATCGCAGAAGATGACCTGGTTAAGCTATTGGACAAGATCATTAAAAAGAACCTCAAGATAGGGCAAGATGTAGGGGTAATCTCCTACAATGAAACCCCATTAAAGAAATTTATCCTCAATGGGATCACCACGATTTCCACTGATTTTGAAATGATGGGTAAGATGGCGGCAGAGCTTATCAAGAACAAATCGAAAGATCATGTAGAAGTTCCTTTTTACCTGAAGCAAAGGTCATCAATTTAA
- a CDS encoding DoxX family protein gives MKIVKTVIFTLFGLAFIFFGTAKFINIIPTPELTEAQLSITAALVKLKWLIPLVGTMEIIGGLLVAIPKTRALGAIILLPILIGVFLHHATLDPSGAPMAAVLGLIDIWIIADNWKRYLPMIK, from the coding sequence ATGAAAATCGTAAAGACTGTTATTTTTACCCTATTTGGCTTGGCCTTTATCTTCTTTGGAACAGCCAAGTTCATCAATATCATTCCGACACCTGAATTGACAGAGGCACAATTATCCATTACAGCAGCATTAGTGAAATTGAAATGGCTTATCCCCTTGGTCGGTACGATGGAGATTATCGGAGGTCTTTTGGTCGCTATCCCCAAAACGCGGGCATTAGGGGCTATAATCCTGTTGCCTATCTTGATAGGAGTATTCCTTCATCATGCTACCTTAGATCCTTCAGGAGCGCCGATGGCTGCCGTATTGGGATTGATTGATATTTGGATCATAGCCGACAACTGGAAGAGATACCTGCCTATGATAAAATAG
- a CDS encoding DUF4136 domain-containing protein, translating into MKKFWSIMLLGVVFILGSCSPYKYNTTRVQTLDFAQYKTYGWLPPVDSLSKNYFTNDIARNNILSTANRELEARGMRYSKENPDILFRYITIVNNKSRMVYGNTGWGWGGPWGFSPWWGYGWGGRSYPVGKEKVRYSHLIIEALDRKSNSVVWQARGSGEIQTPEKSINNLPKVVEGIFKEYPVK; encoded by the coding sequence ATGAAAAAGTTTTGGTCAATCATGCTACTTGGGGTAGTCTTCATTTTAGGCTCCTGTAGCCCCTATAAATATAATACCACGAGAGTCCAAACTTTGGACTTCGCACAATATAAAACATATGGTTGGTTACCTCCTGTAGACTCCCTTTCCAAGAACTACTTTACGAACGATATCGCCAGAAATAATATTCTGTCGACCGCAAACCGTGAATTAGAGGCAAGAGGAATGCGCTACAGCAAAGAAAATCCAGACATCCTGTTCCGTTATATCACGATTGTGAACAACAAAAGCAGAATGGTGTACGGAAATACAGGCTGGGGCTGGGGTGGTCCTTGGGGCTTTAGTCCATGGTGGGGCTACGGCTGGGGCGGAAGATCTTATCCGGTAGGAAAAGAAAAAGTCCGCTACTCCCACTTAATCATCGAAGCCTTGGACCGAAAATCAAATTCGGTGGTATGGCAAGCGAGAGGATCAGGTGAAATTCAAACCCCTGAAAAATCAATCAACAATTTACCGAAAGTGGTAGAAGGAATTTTTAAGGAATATCCAGTGAAATAG